A region of the Leptolyngbyaceae cyanobacterium genome:
TCGTAGCAATCTCGCAGATAAATTCGTACATCCGGGCTAATCAAGTTACTGCCATCGCGGATTAACGTATTAATAGCATCTCGTTGCGGCCAAATAGCGCGACGTAGTTCCAGTAATTCCCGTCTAATTTCATAAATTTTTTCGAGCGTGCGTTTTGAGGGGTTAGTGACTACTTCATCTTCTAACTCCTCAATACGTTCTCCATAGGTTTCTAGTACCGGAAAAAAGCCGTCTACGATCGCATCGAGTAAGGAGTAAGCTAAATAATCTGCTCCGTGTTTGCGAATCGTACCTTTGTTGGTGCGAATGCGATCGCGTACCGGCGCAAAACAATCTCGATCTGGTTCTTCTTGTACTGTCAGTAAATAATGTTTCCCTAAAATAAAACTAACTTGTTCGCTGTAAAAACCGTTACCTCTTTCTTTTGGCATCACCATACGAGCAATGATGATAAGTTGCGTACCCAAGTCTTCTACTTTTGGACGTTGAGGTACGTTTACCACATCTTCTAAAACCAAGGGATGTAAGTTAAAAATTTTACCGAGCCGCCGCCAAGTATCTTCATTGCCCAAACCCATGATATCCAACCAAGAAACCGATTCGGTATCTAGGTAACTAGCACAGGCGTCCGGCGTTGTATTTGGGATGCGAGTGGCGCTGTTCTCGCAATAGTCAATTAAAACAATAATTGGCTGCGCCGCATCTGGGTCGATACGGAGAGTACCGGGTATACTGCCCGGTTCGTCGTAATTGTAATCAACATAGGATTCATCATCATCCTCTTCGTCGTCGAAAGGTTCTGTAAGTACCTGGGAGGGTGATAAACGTTTTTCTGCCATAGCGCTTAAGTTAGAGGTAAATGAGAGGGGGGTCGGTTCCTTCTAACTCATTATGACCAAAAAAAGTCTCGCGTCCCCTCGCTTCATCTGTGGGCCGATCTATTTTAGATTAATCCTACAGATAAATCTGCTTATTCAAGATAAAG
Encoded here:
- the corA gene encoding magnesium/cobalt transporter CorA, which gives rise to MAEKRLSPSQVLTEPFDDEEDDDESYVDYNYDEPGSIPGTLRIDPDAAQPIIVLIDYCENSATRIPNTTPDACASYLDTESVSWLDIMGLGNEDTWRRLGKIFNLHPLVLEDVVNVPQRPKVEDLGTQLIIIARMVMPKERGNGFYSEQVSFILGKHYLLTVQEEPDRDCFAPVRDRIRTNKGTIRKHGADYLAYSLLDAIVDGFFPVLETYGERIEELEDEVVTNPSKRTLEKIYEIRRELLELRRAIWPQRDAINTLIRDGSNLISPDVRIYLRDCYDHAVQVIDIVETYRELSSGLMDVYLSSVSNKMNEVMKFLTVMSSIFIPLTFIAGVYGMNFNTDVSNWNMPELNWKWGYLAFWILMIAIASALVYFFWRRGWFENFSTIKDD